The genomic stretch ACAAGaacaactaaaaacaaaacacaagaaTATTTAACTAAAAGTCATGTTCTGAAGTCGAAACTCCCTGAGAAAAAGGCGTCGGATTACGACTGCTACCAAAATCAATGTCAATATCAAACCTAACCATCCCTGACAGATCTTGGGAAGCCTTCGGATTCAGAACATGGCCATATATGCAATATATATCTCCTTTACAACCAGAAACAGCTTTCGGTGTCTAATCCTACACAATTCCCGAGGCTTTCTTCTTTTATGATTCGCCATCCCACTTGGTTTCTGTTGCAACAAGCTTTTCCTTTCCAATGTCCGTCGTGTCCCCATGCCATGACCCAAAAGTCGGCCCAGTGCTCAGCAAGTAACGGCCAACCCACGCTGTTCTAAACTATCCCCAAACTTAGCCAGGGTATTATAAAGTTTGTATACCAAACATATCGTTAACTCAATACgcgaaacaaaaataatacgaattaaaatatataattcgAGGAAAAACCTGAGTGGAGTTGAGCCAGTTGGGGTCGTGTCAGAGGCCACCCAGAGCCACCCGGATCCATGCAGATGACAAGGAAGAAAGAACACAGAGTATAGAGCTATGAAACTATAAAACTAATTAGATATGTATCCCAAATTTGAATGACGATGCAAGTACGGTATGTAACGCAGATAGAGGCGGCTAAATGTTCCAACAATGCCAGGCATATGGATATGTGTACTCAATAAAACCCAAACCGAAACCCAGAGAGTTCAAAAAGTATTAGGCAATGCTGTCTGCATAATAAAGCAAAGCAGGAAATAATCAAAACACAGTCGGTGCAATCAattaaaaagaatacaaattctgcattaatttttggttccaaaaaatgttttccatttcaagaaattttgaaacaatttgtatattcatattttgatttattttttttcaatttgtggCTATTGAGAAATTCAGTGTGAAATATTTGCTTGCTCTTTCAGCTGCTAAAGGTACGaaataaaaactataaaaactataaaataagCAGACTACAATAGACACGAATGTGGCCATAAAATGACAAAGTGAAaaccaaatattaaaaaacaaaagaatccATGTTTAACATATTGTGTATGAGGCATGTATTGTACAGCaaccaaagcagcagcagacctagaaaattataaacaaaatttatGAATTAGTGTGTATGTATTCTATATGtgcagaaataaaatgaaattcagAAAAGAAGCATCTTGGAACTAATTTCCAACTGgagaaaaaacacacaaaagagtGGATGCTCCCGTCTTTTTGTCTCTGCATTGATCATTCATACGATTTCTGACGTCTaacttattttttattttcatttcagaCTGAGAAGTTTATCCTTAATTTCCTTACTTTTTAAACTTTACTATGTGTCCATGTGCAGGTGCGTATAACcgacatttatttatttcaaaacatctttttgcattattttaattttgttagcCTAAATAGTCTTTCAGAATTAATGTACCTATGAAAAGATCATTAGAGAACGTAAATCTTATGGCATTTTTGGCCTTATCATACCGTAAGTTGTAGTGGAAGATTTTATACCAATTTTACAATATCTTCCAATGACAGCAGCGaggcatttgcatttcttctcctatttttttctttttccgcGATCCACTTCTCTTACAAGGTAAATATATTGAGTTATTAGCTattcattttctttatttaactCTTCCTTTCATTTCAGCAGGTCGCCCCCTTCGGTGGCCAGAAATACCTCTTGGCGGCTCTCGATGGCGGCTGTCCACTTCAGGCGCCTGACCGGCTGACATCGCGAACTCCGCGTTGGCTCCTGCGCACGGGGTCACGATACCGTGCGGTGCGCCCCTCGTCCGCTCCTGATTCCTGTCGCTTGAGGCTGTGTCCGATCACCTCCTCGTCATCTCGGGAGGTCCAAGGGATGTTCTCTTGGCTGGACTGTGGCTAccactggctgctgcacatgctaCGGGCCTTAGCCATGATGCCACTGCTGCAGAAGGAACCAGTGATCGACGGTGGAATTGTTGGTTCACGCCCATGGGAAATAATGTCAGCAATGCCCCGTTCATACACCGCCGAATCAAACGCTGGGCTTAAACTTCGAGacgcgtaagtgaatcagtatATAATTGTTGACATATCCTAACATATctcttccttcacagaggacTTATGTACCCTACGCTTTGCCACAAACCGAGTCGTATCCGATTTACCTCCGCCAGACGGAGACCTATCCAATCATTACCGAGACGTATTCGAGACAGGCAGAGGTCTATCCCAGACCAATGGTATCCGAGCACGACAGAAGCGCA from Drosophila pseudoobscura strain MV-25-SWS-2005 chromosome 4, UCI_Dpse_MV25, whole genome shotgun sequence encodes the following:
- the LOC6903437 gene encoding uncharacterized protein → MFSWLDCGYHWLLHMLRALAMMPLLQKEPVIDGGIVGSRPWEIMSAMPRSYTAESNAGLKLRDAGLMYPTLCHKPSRIRFTSARRRPIQSLPRRIRDRQRSIPDQWYPSTTEAHSWQDLNLTSHHHPSSWPSTARTLTMATKGGATRTTRI